Proteins from one Coffea arabica cultivar ET-39 chromosome 8c, Coffea Arabica ET-39 HiFi, whole genome shotgun sequence genomic window:
- the LOC113705860 gene encoding putative F-box protein At1g67623 yields the protein MANEQNLPTIASISSLPREVLADVLARVAASSSTDLFWAKLCCKLFSEVLEGNNVYQRVSLDKFEIVPWHKNHRVSKFLKKCRQSKNPEALYRKGVVGIMVFGNLLHFILLFTFKLEMNNLVYDIIILALHFDNLGFFGKGKNVEAALECHDEAAQSGHDEAAYALGIIFLFGGDHLNPKGMTLISGMKKSETQKRKVKHCRDSLRRILRRIWVQNPVVLSQRPICYGMQHNSRRCSWPMHEIDEEDITCEGCACDDEIATICDALPPFIV from the exons ATGGCCAACGAACAAAATTTGCCGACAATAGCCTCCATCTCCTCCCTTCCGAGAGAGGTGCTAGCTGATGTTCTTGCACGTGTCGCGGCTTCTTCATCCACTGATCTTTTCTGGGCAAAACTATG CTGTAAGCTGTTTTCCGAAGTTTTGGAAGGCAACAATGTTTACCAGCGCGTGTCCTTGGACAAGTTTGAAATCGTTCCATGGCATAAAAATCATAGAGTGTCCAAATTCTTGAAGAAGTGTAGACAAAGTAAAAATCCAGAAGCCTTGTATCGGAAAGGGGTGGTAGGCATCATGGTTTTTGgcaatttgcttcattttattCTGCTTTTTAcattcaagctagaaatgaacAACTTAGTCTATGACATTATAATTCTAGCTCTGCACTTCGACAACTTGGGTTTCTTTGGAAA AGGCAAGAATGTGGAAGCAGCATTGGAATGCCACGACGAAGCTGCGCAATCAGGCCACGACGAAGCTGCCTATGCCTTGGGAATAATTTTCCTCTTTGGTGGGGACCACTTAAATCCGAAAGGTATGACTCTGATTAGCGGCATGAAGAAATCAGAAACTCAAAAACGGAAAGTGAAACATTGCCGTGACAGTTTGCGAAGGATTCTGAGGAGGATTTGGGTACAAAATCCTGTGGTTCTAAGCCAAAGGCCCATTTGTTATGGCATGCAGCATAACAGTCGTAGATGTTCATGGCCTATGCATGAAATTGATGAAGAGGACATCACATGTGAAGGCTGTGCTTGTGATGATGAAATTGCAACAATTTGTGATGCCTTACCTCCATTTATTGTGTAA